The following proteins are encoded in a genomic region of Nonomuraea muscovyensis:
- a CDS encoding SigE family RNA polymerase sigma factor encodes MFRGRRPRRRVGPVSDEGFHEFVAARGLALSRMAYLLTGDHGLAEDLVQEALVKVAARWRKVSREGDPEPYVRKVMINQLRTWRRPRRLAFFPTADLPESSPSADESAQAELKVALLRALSVLGAKQRIVLYLRFYEDLSESAVAAQLGCSIGTVKRHTHDALKRLRQVAPRLLEAEVRS; translated from the coding sequence GTGTTTAGAGGCAGGCGTCCACGACGGAGGGTTGGGCCGGTGTCAGATGAGGGGTTCCACGAGTTCGTGGCCGCGCGTGGGCTGGCGCTGTCTCGGATGGCCTACCTGCTCACGGGAGACCATGGCCTGGCCGAGGACCTGGTGCAGGAGGCCCTGGTCAAGGTCGCGGCACGATGGCGGAAGGTGTCGCGGGAGGGCGACCCGGAGCCCTACGTCCGCAAGGTCATGATCAATCAGCTGCGTACGTGGCGTCGCCCCCGCCGGCTGGCGTTCTTCCCGACCGCGGACCTTCCCGAGTCCTCGCCGTCCGCGGACGAGTCCGCGCAGGCGGAACTGAAGGTCGCGCTGCTGCGGGCGCTGAGCGTGCTGGGTGCCAAGCAGCGGATCGTGCTCTATCTCAGGTTCTACGAGGATCTCTCCGAAAGCGCGGTCGCCGCTCAGCTGGGATGCTCCATCGGGACGGTGAAACGTCACACGCATGACGCGCTCAAGCGCCTGCGACAGGTGGCTCCCCGACTACTCGAAGCGGAGGTGCGCTCATGA
- a CDS encoding MauE/DoxX family redox-associated membrane protein translates to MIAMVARYALGVVLVLAVLGKARDFTAFRSSLVTFGIRGRMAEVGAFTVVTVEALAALAAFSPVADVVVGVMGTCLGASFTAAQTYLLVVGEEAPCLCFGTRERASIRTWARAALVLLAGLALWGAAA, encoded by the coding sequence ATGATCGCCATGGTCGCCCGCTACGCGCTGGGCGTCGTCCTGGTGCTGGCCGTACTCGGGAAGGCGCGTGACTTCACCGCCTTCCGGAGCAGCCTGGTGACCTTCGGGATCCGAGGACGGATGGCCGAGGTGGGCGCCTTCACGGTCGTGACCGTGGAGGCGCTCGCCGCGCTGGCCGCGTTCTCTCCCGTCGCCGACGTGGTCGTGGGCGTGATGGGGACCTGCCTCGGGGCGTCCTTCACCGCGGCGCAGACGTATCTCCTGGTCGTGGGGGAGGAGGCGCCCTGCCTGTGCTTCGGTACCCGGGAGCGGGCGTCGATCCGCACGTGGGCCCGGGCGGCGCTGGTCCTGCTGGCCGGACTGGCGCTGTGGGGTGCCGCGGCCTGA